One region of Sulfuriroseicoccus oceanibius genomic DNA includes:
- a CDS encoding sodium-translocating pyrophosphatase, which translates to MTTQSLILCVPAFGVLGLIYTFFKSSWVAKQDPGTEKMQGIAKSIQQGAMAFLHAEYKILSIFVISVAVLLAVSGANNEASHPLVAVSFVVGALCSGLAGFIGMKVATKANVRTTNAARDGLGKALEIAFSGGSVMGLGVVGLGVLGLGGLFAIFSSVFGIDTVENVTLVMTIVTGFSFGASSIALFARVGGGIYTKAADVGADLVGKVEAGIPEDHPLNPATIADNVGDNVGDVAGMGADLFESYVGSIIGTMVLGAVFMTAPEMSENFNGLGAVLLPLVLAAVGIVTSIIGGMFVKVKDGGNPQTALNIGEFGSALILLVLTWFIIGWMLPAEWSDGARTYTASGVFIAILIGLAAGLGIGKVTEHYTGTHTKPVMGIVRQSVTGSATNIIAGLGVGMMSTAIPIVILAAGILGAHHFAGLYGIAIAAVGMLSNTGIQLAVDAYGPISDNAGGIAEMSELPKEVRQRTDKLDAVGNTTAAIGKGFAIGSAALTALALFAAFKTSYEQTHGTTLSIEITDPRVMAALLFGGMMPFLFSALSMGAVGRAAMSMIEEVRRQFHEIPALRKALDAMTRNEGKEQSEWSDQDRADFEAAEGKAEYSKCVEISTKAAIREMVKPGLLAVATPVAFGFIGGGQMLGGLLAGVTVCGVLMALFQSNAGGAWDNAKKMMEEGIEVNGEKLVKGSAAHKAGVVGDTVGDPLKDTSGPSLNILLKLMSVVALVIAPLI; encoded by the coding sequence ACAAGATCCTCTCGATCTTTGTGATCTCAGTTGCGGTTCTGCTGGCGGTCAGTGGTGCCAATAACGAAGCATCCCATCCGCTCGTCGCGGTCTCATTCGTCGTCGGTGCCCTGTGCTCGGGGCTCGCCGGGTTCATTGGCATGAAGGTCGCCACCAAGGCCAATGTTCGCACCACCAATGCCGCCCGCGATGGCCTGGGCAAAGCATTGGAAATCGCATTCTCCGGAGGCTCGGTCATGGGACTCGGCGTGGTCGGCCTCGGCGTACTCGGTCTCGGTGGATTGTTTGCCATATTCTCCTCCGTATTCGGGATCGACACCGTGGAAAATGTGACGCTGGTCATGACCATCGTCACGGGGTTCTCGTTCGGAGCCTCCTCGATCGCTCTCTTCGCCCGCGTCGGTGGCGGGATTTACACCAAAGCCGCGGACGTCGGAGCCGACCTCGTCGGCAAGGTCGAAGCCGGCATCCCGGAGGACCACCCACTCAACCCAGCCACCATCGCCGATAACGTGGGCGACAACGTAGGCGACGTCGCCGGCATGGGGGCGGACCTCTTTGAAAGTTATGTGGGATCGATCATCGGCACGATGGTGCTCGGAGCCGTCTTCATGACCGCACCCGAAATGAGCGAAAACTTCAATGGCCTCGGCGCGGTTCTACTGCCACTCGTTCTCGCCGCAGTCGGCATCGTCACCTCGATTATCGGCGGCATGTTCGTGAAAGTGAAAGACGGCGGCAACCCGCAAACTGCTTTGAACATCGGCGAGTTTGGCTCAGCTCTCATCCTACTCGTGCTCACTTGGTTCATCATCGGCTGGATGCTGCCCGCCGAATGGTCGGACGGCGCTCGCACCTACACCGCCAGCGGTGTCTTCATCGCCATTCTCATCGGACTCGCCGCCGGCCTCGGCATCGGCAAAGTCACCGAGCATTACACCGGCACCCACACCAAACCGGTGATGGGAATTGTCCGCCAATCAGTCACAGGCTCGGCCACCAACATCATCGCCGGCCTCGGCGTCGGCATGATGTCCACCGCGATCCCGATTGTCATCCTCGCCGCCGGCATCCTCGGCGCCCACCATTTCGCCGGACTCTACGGCATCGCCATCGCCGCCGTCGGCATGCTTTCCAACACCGGCATCCAACTCGCGGTCGACGCCTACGGCCCCATCTCAGACAACGCCGGCGGCATCGCCGAAATGAGCGAACTACCCAAAGAAGTCCGCCAACGCACCGACAAACTCGACGCCGTAGGCAACACCACGGCAGCCATCGGCAAAGGCTTCGCCATCGGATCCGCAGCGCTCACTGCCCTCGCCCTTTTCGCCGCGTTCAAGACATCGTACGAACAAACGCATGGCACCACATTGAGCATCGAAATCACGGATCCCCGGGTCATGGCGGCACTCCTCTTCGGCGGCATGATGCCCTTCTTGTTCTCCGCTCTCTCGATGGGAGCTGTGGGTCGGGCCGCCATGTCGATGATCGAAGAAGTGCGCCGGCAGTTCCACGAAATCCCGGCGCTGCGCAAAGCACTCGACGCCATGACCCGCAACGAAGGCAAAGAGCAAAGCGAATGGAGCGATCAGGATCGCGCCGACTTTGAGGCCGCAGAAGGGAAAGCCGAATACAGCAAGTGCGTCGAGATTTCCACCAAAGCCGCCATCCGGGAAATGGTGAAGCCCGGATTGTTGGCGGTCGCCACACCGGTTGCCTTTGGATTCATCGGTGGAGGTCAGATGCTCGGTGGCCTGCTCGCCGGCGTCACCGTCTGCGGCGTCTTGATGGCTCTCTTCCAGTCCAACGCCGGCGGTGCCTGGGACAACGCCAAGAAGATGATGGAGGAAGGCATCGAAGTGAACGGCGAAAAACTCGTCAAAGGCAGCGCCGCCCACAAAGCCGGCGTCGTCGGAGACACCGTCGGCGACCCACTGAAAGACACCTCGGGCCCGTCCCTGAACATCCTGCTCAAACTGATGTCCGTAGTCGCCCTGGTCATCGCCCCACTGATCTAA